The following proteins come from a genomic window of Chionomys nivalis chromosome 9, mChiNiv1.1, whole genome shotgun sequence:
- the C9H20orf141 gene encoding uncharacterized protein C20orf141 homolog: MLKCVPWGFSWAQLLDRILGLGALGATIPTVFSTAGLALLLLLLVSFLAFDLLHGPTGPILPRHRLLSKGQSQGAGEGPGQQAAALFHTGLVSGLLRFQDVLLLLFLGLGLFLGGSGIPLALLGLAFCLHPWD, translated from the exons ATGTTGAAG TGTGTCCCCTGGGGCTTCAGCTGGGCCCAGCTCCTGGACAGAATCCTAGGGCTGGGGGCACTAGGAGCGACAATTCCAACAGTCTTCTCGACAGCTGGCCTAGCCCTGTTGCTCCTACTGCTGGTCAGCTTCCTGGCCTTTGACCTGCTCCATGG GCCCACAGGTCCTATCCTGCCACGACACAGACTTCTTTCAAAGGGTCAGAGCCAGGGGGCTGGTGAAGGTCCAGGACAGCAGGCAGCTGCCCTCTTCCACACAGGGCTGGTCTCAGGACTACTCAGGTTCCAGGATGTACTGCTCCTGCTGTTCCTGGGCCTGGGTCTGTTCTTGGGAGGCTCTGGTATACCCTTAGCCCTGCTGGGTCTGGCTTTCTGCCTCCATCCTTGGGACTGA
- the Tmem239 gene encoding transmembrane protein 239 has translation MRGEIGTWLPGWPGHSRKHHDLGGSPEVLGISRAAPAAGLALSTGAPAVMQQPRVETDIIGAGEGPQRAVPWSAWVTRQDWVRWWASHLPRSWSQWWNTSGWRQPLQHMLWGLEGTLYLLLSLMLCHALFTTGSYLLSSLWPMVAVVWSHLLPAILLLVLSALPALLFAASFLLLFSTLLSLVGLLTSMTHPGYAQDLDQ, from the exons ATGAGG GGTGAGATTGGGACCTGgctgccaggctggcctgggcacAGCAGGAAGCATCATGACTTAGGCGGCTC TCCGGAGGTCCTGGGCATCTCCAGGGCTGCTCCTGCAGCTGGCCTGGCCCTGTCCACAGGTGCACCAGCCGTGATGCAGCAGCCACGAGTGGAGACGGATATCATCGGGGCTGGCGAGGGACCCCAGCGGGCAGTGCCCTGGTCAGCCTGGGTCACCCGTCAGGACTGGGTGCGCTGGTGGGCAAGCCACTTGCCCCGGAGCTGGTCTCAGTGGTGGAATACATCAGGTTGGCGGCAACCTCTACAGCATATGCTATGGGGTCTGGAGGGGACACTCTACCTGCTGCTGTCCCTGATGCTATGTCATGCACTCTTCACCACGGGCTCCTACCTGCTGAGCTCCCTGTGGCCTATGGTGGCTGTGGTGTGGAGCCACCTGCTGCCAGCTATCCTGCTGCTGGTACTCAGTGCCCTGCCTGCTCTGCTCTTCGCGGCCTCCTTCCTGCTGCTCTTCTCCACATTGCTGAGCCTCGTGGGCCTCCTTACCTCCATGACTCACCCAGGCTATGCTCAGGACTTGGACCAATAG